The following proteins come from a genomic window of Anaerobutyricum hallii:
- a CDS encoding ABC transporter ATP-binding protein has product MPQPNAFLSVRGLSHTYHTKNGETPALKDIHFDLFTGEFAAIIGPSGCGKSTLLELIAGLIPLQKGSLRYPFLNQPPSIGYMLQKDHLLEYRTIYKNIILGLEIQHRLTEKNLEYVQKLMRQYDIADFADSYPRELSGGMRQRAALIRTLALKPDFLLLDEPFSALDYQTRLDVSDDIAKIIRQSGVTTLLVTHDLSEAISISDRIIVLGKRPGHIRSIITIDFGSEHQLSSKEARIHPQFQNYFNQIWKELKHDE; this is encoded by the coding sequence TTGCCACAACCAAATGCTTTTTTATCTGTGCGCGGACTTTCCCATACGTATCACACAAAAAATGGCGAAACCCCTGCGTTAAAAGATATTCACTTCGACCTTTTCACTGGCGAATTTGCAGCGATCATCGGACCTTCCGGCTGTGGAAAATCCACTCTTTTAGAGTTGATTGCCGGTCTGATTCCCTTACAAAAAGGAAGCCTTCGTTATCCCTTTTTAAATCAGCCGCCTTCCATCGGCTACATGCTGCAAAAAGACCATTTATTAGAATATAGAACTATATATAAAAATATCATTTTAGGTCTCGAAATACAACACCGTCTTACTGAAAAAAACTTAGAATATGTCCAGAAATTAATGCGGCAATATGATATTGCTGATTTTGCAGATTCTTATCCAAGAGAACTTTCCGGCGGAATGCGCCAGCGCGCTGCCCTTATCCGAACACTTGCCTTAAAACCGGACTTTCTTCTTCTTGACGAACCATTCAGCGCCCTAGATTACCAAACTCGGCTTGATGTCTCAGATGACATCGCAAAAATCATTCGCCAAAGCGGTGTCACCACCCTTTTAGTCACACATGATCTGTCCGAAGCAATCAGTATCTCCGACCGTATTATTGTACTTGGAAAACGTCCAGGCCACATACGATCAATCATAACAATTGATTTTGGATCAGAACACCAGCTTTCTTCCAAAGAAGCCCGCATTCATCCTCAATTTCAAAATTACTTTAACCAGATATGGAAGGAGCTGAAACATGATGAATGA
- a CDS encoding ABC transporter permease has protein sequence MNESANNLSKEQQFYMKKTRQHKHLVLFFQIFIFVFFIILWEISSHNGIINAFIFSSPSRMLLACQELFLTGDLLKHIGITLAETFGSFFLVASISLLVAILLWWNTTLSEIFEPYFVILNSLPKSAMAPIFIVWLGNNMKTIIITAISVAIFGSILNLFTSFQTTDPDKLKLIYTLHGNRLDCLTKVILPINFPAILSILKVDIGLCLIGVVIGEFLAARKGLGYLIIYGSQVFKMDWVMLSIVLLCLIAALLYGILNRLEKHFINS, from the coding sequence ATGAATGAATCAGCAAACAATCTATCAAAAGAACAACAATTCTATATGAAAAAAACAAGACAACATAAACACCTTGTCCTGTTCTTTCAAATTTTTATATTTGTATTTTTTATTATTTTATGGGAGATATCTTCCCATAACGGAATCATCAATGCCTTTATCTTCAGCAGCCCTTCCCGGATGCTTCTTGCCTGTCAGGAACTATTCCTCACCGGAGACCTCTTAAAACACATTGGCATCACACTTGCAGAGACGTTCGGCAGTTTTTTTCTCGTTGCCTCCATAAGTCTTCTTGTTGCCATACTCCTTTGGTGGAATACAACATTAAGTGAGATTTTTGAACCGTACTTTGTGATTTTAAACAGCCTTCCAAAATCAGCAATGGCTCCGATCTTTATCGTATGGCTTGGCAACAACATGAAAACCATTATCATCACCGCCATATCCGTTGCAATCTTTGGAAGCATCTTAAATCTTTTTACCAGCTTTCAGACAACCGACCCAGATAAATTAAAACTGATCTATACCCTGCATGGCAACCGATTGGACTGTCTTACCAAAGTTATTCTTCCGATCAACTTTCCTGCAATCCTTAGTATTTTGAAAGTCGATATCGGACTTTGCCTGATCGGAGTAGTTATTGGAGAATTTCTCGCCGCCAGAAAAGGGCTTGGGTATCTGATCATCTATGGCTCACAGGTCTTTAAAATGGATTGGGTAATGCTCTCTATCGTGCTGCTTTGCCTGATTGCCGCATTACTGTATGGAATACTCAATCGACTGGAAAAACACTTTATTAACTCTTGA
- a CDS encoding ABC transporter, producing the protein MRTNKERQQLIYRRTRELRSKERRKKQCMFSVCGVALCLMLVIGIGSFMPGVVKQASVGNIDYTMGTASMLGHYEALGYICMGVLAFALGVCVTVLLYRLRRVEEHKRRTREYQHRMETGGQPEKKKQQE; encoded by the coding sequence ATGCGGACGAATAAAGAGCGTCAGCAATTGATTTATAGAAGAACACGGGAGCTTCGTAGTAAGGAAAGACGTAAGAAACAGTGTATGTTCAGTGTGTGTGGTGTAGCGTTATGTCTGATGCTTGTTATCGGAATAGGAAGTTTCATGCCGGGGGTAGTGAAGCAGGCTTCTGTAGGTAATATTGATTATACGATGGGAACAGCGAGTATGTTGGGACATTATGAGGCATTGGGATATATTTGCATGGGCGTGTTAGCATTTGCGCTTGGCGTATGTGTGACGGTATTGTTGTATCGTTTGCGAAGGGTTGAGGAACATAAGCGCAGAACGAGGGAATATCAGCATAGAATGGAAACAGGCGGACAGCCTGAGAAGAAAAAACAACAAGAATAA
- a CDS encoding PTS transporter subunit IIC: protein MKNQNNTEQSVGKQSFLKRKNVEISFKRYAIDAMGAMALGLFASLLIGTIIKTLAENVGTTGLMAALASVTDTGELAAKVAGLSTWNHFCWILWQIGNYATMVTGVAMAAAIGYALDAPPLVLFSLCAVGQATNTLGGSGGPLAVLFVAIIACEVGKLVSKETKIDILVTPAVTIIVGVGCAMVLAPIFKTICDSLGTFIGWATNLQPFFMGIIISVVVGVVLTLPISSAAICAAVGISGGAVLAGVLDGSISMGVWNGLALAGGAATVGCCCNMLGFAVISYPDNGVGGLVAQGLGTSMLQVPNLMRKPILWIPPVLTSAILGPVATCIFQLRNNGAAISSGMGTAGLVGPIGIITGWSNMPEGYAVGVFDWLGMILVCFVLPVLLSWAIGKFMRKKGWIKEGDLKVDLG, encoded by the coding sequence ATGAAGAATCAGAACAACACAGAACAAAGTGTAGGAAAGCAGAGCTTTCTAAAAAGGAAAAATGTAGAGATTTCTTTTAAGAGATATGCGATTGATGCGATGGGAGCGATGGCTCTTGGATTATTTGCATCTCTCTTGATCGGGACGATCATTAAGACATTAGCAGAGAATGTCGGCACAACAGGTCTGATGGCAGCATTGGCATCAGTGACAGATACGGGAGAGTTAGCGGCAAAGGTCGCAGGACTTAGTACATGGAATCATTTTTGCTGGATTTTATGGCAGATTGGTAATTATGCGACCATGGTAACAGGAGTTGCTATGGCAGCGGCGATCGGCTATGCATTAGATGCACCACCACTAGTGTTGTTTTCTTTATGTGCGGTAGGACAGGCGACAAATACATTAGGCGGTTCCGGTGGACCGTTGGCAGTCTTGTTTGTTGCGATTATTGCCTGCGAAGTTGGTAAGCTTGTTTCTAAAGAGACGAAGATCGATATTCTTGTCACACCGGCAGTAACAATTATTGTCGGTGTAGGATGCGCCATGGTACTTGCACCGATTTTCAAAACAATCTGTGATTCCCTTGGTACATTTATCGGCTGGGCAACGAATTTACAGCCATTCTTCATGGGAATCATTATTTCTGTTGTCGTCGGTGTTGTACTTACTCTTCCAATCAGCTCCGCAGCAATCTGCGCAGCAGTTGGTATCAGTGGCGGTGCCGTTCTTGCAGGCGTTTTAGATGGCAGTATCTCTATGGGCGTATGGAATGGGCTTGCGCTTGCCGGTGGAGCAGCTACCGTAGGATGCTGCTGTAATATGCTTGGATTTGCTGTGATCAGCTATCCCGATAATGGAGTTGGAGGTCTCGTAGCACAGGGGCTTGGGACGTCGATGCTGCAGGTACCGAATCTGATGCGAAAACCGATCTTGTGGATTCCACCGGTACTTACCTCCGCGATTTTAGGTCCGGTTGCCACATGCATTTTCCAGCTTCGCAATAACGGTGCGGCGATTTCTTCCGGCATGGGAACCGCGGGCTTAGTAGGTCCGATCGGGATTATCACAGGCTGGTCGAATATGCCAGAAGGATATGCCGTTGGAGTATTTGACTGGTTAGGAATGATTTTAGTCTGCTTTGTACTTCCTGTTCTTTTAAGCTGGGCAATTGGTAAGTTTATGAGGAAAAAAGGCTGGATTAAAGAAGGAGACTTAAAGGTAGATTTGGGATAA
- a CDS encoding leucine-rich repeat protein has translation MKYKGTRQLLTGILTVMLTIPVVVGLASPIRTQAASKVGVQYRFADGAEHEAKNRVGIRSVVIDGKTYFDIHDGSKTGRTDPTNQLAFLQAVLQSGKDMADGSDSVLGQWASLAEQIYGTHSHYTARVNADGGFKKNFTGSSNRERSGYADLAYALAQTTEHTVGSRKNDYTKWKGLSYATDLKKVRQEAADEIAGAINRKISGSDVLKETDGDDTLSQLNDETPQDVLYTLVTCVDRAGKTYKYNYNSFGIAFYDFQLSVLAGEGLEYVTKAQKYESLQQAVENNVSGVTYKTSGKNNPVLSYYKNESKQEADVGMEFTQSNSVTTSNTLETGKSYSYSQMIGSETTLSGGIPLLGEVEQTLKLEVTCEQALSTAYSETKEYSETSENKVSSSMTLPAQTAVGMESSKAVTNIELGYDCPVAITYKVAIFSLSGVVYDDSAAVQSFSTSGYRQSHFSTIFGSSSAKGGITAMDNLYNRAVRYTATKNYEQSYGQTYGWTEKRDDGSSADELTGLEWKDILSGTINEEDVGVEMAKVKIHRVLVNEEGKIQNTFESKDLEEEYPVNYETLVTMGSVYELSGKKYNLYSGQVKDSNGAAVDNEMGYDSSSGRYSKVVQPIGEAEKNSLKKEGVSDDVIAAMNSVTFYYTEDTSGSGTSGQNTKNGKAVRSSIDQSAKAIQRAVSNGGVTLKDKVTWLATKCPMSVTGGVLSYDAVSMNSNINAIVPLYPLKNIKVVNGVKTLNMIGGDTFDISTVTLNGTNENDVDYYGFDQDKGHWILTDTEGHELTGSKKASIERNTATGEEILTAGEEEGTLYLKYVIDEDVYTSLEKSSPSISTNESLDSTARIKVNVTTKPFDGSVQAEGTVTTYVGETPVNLFGNEEIKGYALDSTDKKISGAPIVWESRLDEEDGIKLENNQLSFTKSGTFQIRATYRGKHSGWISVKALPRKALTTLTISDDTQPATLESFIYNDQGSPKEIDLSKLTVKAFDQYDGEWKDTSDVKWAVEIDGQSAAFTELSQNKLPIRKAGIYKITAVSQKYNVISNVVELNVKPARKLSSVTIQTDLEKNGIGIGSAYESDLKKDVTVTALDQYGESYDWTKKTYRWITGGKYSAVTEDTLLGLVKGSDTLQLAVGEGENMVESNTINFNVIAKPYVKELYTGDSAVVREGEVYDLSKVNFTAKDQNGDPYELSAKEVDSITWELTDKGTIKSAQVSFDSKAKNLSVTEGTVDYGETGNVILKGTFTNVNGEKALAAQFTLNVRQKPVLDTLKLEQKDADATLKNGENAYVSEYFIVKGLDQYEEDYNLNGVPLTWNSDNEKAFRFNRNNIIAAVEAGKKANITVRATNRLNKEVISNALELKVPRVRSLQKIVLEDVPEAIAFNTVLDVTTLKAICYDDLEEAYSEEELKAYPAKIAYSLDANGTDCKLDTAKNILKTSNKYGYITISAMAVNSSTTTTVQDENGQDIVSSVKVWVGPKVKSLNVTERMIATAGKNEVALEGKCLENAMKVGLFDASGKLIDEKDTKGNAGTQKATLDVPSNIGGKADVTYTVKYAVTDTYMDEPAGKIIVSNKIPATGVRLNKNSIVLSPNAREQLIAYLSPENSTDWLSWKSSQPAMAAVDQNGNVKAIAPGKLAITVTTESGKSASCNLLVGLRKGDVITNGIYRYKVTNTMVDGSGEVEVIGFVKGRSAKKVSIPKSVAWNGIKYNVTSVGTRAFIKNKKIRNIVIPDSVRKIRHKAFYACPNVKKLTIGKNVSFMGAHAFCLNKKLEKIVFRGTKLKQLRKPHVFIEVKHAKVYVPKRKYKAYKKMLSDYGLDRCKFVKK, from the coding sequence ATGAAGTACAAAGGAACAAGGCAGTTGTTAACAGGTATTCTTACAGTGATGCTTACGATACCGGTCGTGGTTGGCCTGGCATCTCCAATTAGAACCCAGGCGGCTTCTAAGGTGGGAGTGCAGTACCGGTTTGCAGATGGTGCGGAACATGAAGCAAAGAATCGCGTGGGAATCCGGTCAGTAGTGATTGATGGCAAGACATATTTTGATATTCATGATGGCAGCAAGACGGGGCGCACCGATCCGACCAATCAGCTTGCTTTTTTACAGGCTGTTTTACAGAGTGGGAAGGATATGGCTGATGGAAGCGACAGTGTGCTTGGCCAGTGGGCTTCTCTAGCAGAACAGATTTATGGAACGCATAGCCATTATACAGCAAGAGTGAATGCTGACGGTGGATTTAAGAAGAACTTTACAGGAAGCTCGAACCGGGAGAGAAGTGGATACGCGGATCTGGCATATGCATTAGCGCAGACAACAGAACATACTGTTGGAAGCCGAAAGAATGATTACACAAAATGGAAAGGGCTTTCTTATGCTACGGATTTAAAAAAAGTACGCCAGGAGGCAGCGGATGAGATTGCGGGAGCGATCAATCGAAAAATCAGTGGCAGTGATGTACTGAAAGAAACGGATGGAGATGATACATTAAGCCAGCTTAATGATGAGACACCGCAGGATGTTTTATATACGCTTGTGACGTGCGTAGACAGGGCAGGAAAGACTTATAAGTATAATTACAATTCGTTTGGTATAGCTTTTTATGATTTCCAGTTATCTGTGCTTGCGGGAGAAGGACTGGAATATGTTACAAAGGCGCAGAAGTATGAGTCTTTGCAGCAGGCAGTGGAGAATAATGTTTCCGGTGTCACATATAAAACAAGTGGGAAGAATAATCCGGTACTTAGCTACTATAAGAATGAATCGAAACAGGAAGCAGATGTCGGTATGGAATTTACTCAGTCGAATTCTGTGACAACCTCAAATACTCTTGAAACTGGAAAAAGTTATTCTTATAGCCAGATGATTGGTTCTGAAACAACACTTTCGGGAGGAATTCCTCTTCTTGGTGAAGTAGAACAGACCTTAAAGCTGGAAGTGACGTGTGAACAGGCATTATCTACAGCTTATTCCGAAACAAAGGAATATAGTGAAACATCGGAGAATAAAGTGTCTTCAAGTATGACACTTCCGGCACAGACGGCTGTTGGAATGGAGTCATCTAAGGCAGTAACGAATATAGAGTTAGGATATGACTGTCCGGTTGCGATTACTTATAAAGTGGCGATTTTCTCTTTATCTGGTGTTGTATATGATGACAGTGCAGCGGTACAGTCTTTTAGTACTTCCGGTTATCGTCAGAGTCATTTTAGTACAATATTTGGCTCTTCCTCCGCAAAAGGTGGGATAACGGCAATGGATAATCTGTATAATCGTGCAGTCAGATATACCGCAACGAAAAACTATGAGCAGTCGTATGGACAAACTTATGGATGGACAGAAAAGCGTGATGATGGTTCTTCTGCGGATGAATTAACTGGACTGGAATGGAAAGATATTTTAAGTGGAACGATCAATGAGGAAGATGTTGGCGTGGAGATGGCGAAGGTTAAGATTCATCGAGTCCTGGTTAATGAAGAGGGTAAGATCCAGAATACATTTGAATCGAAAGATTTAGAAGAAGAATATCCTGTAAATTACGAAACATTGGTTACAATGGGATCTGTTTATGAGTTATCAGGGAAAAAGTATAATCTGTATTCGGGACAGGTAAAAGATAGTAATGGTGCTGCTGTAGATAATGAAATGGGATATGATAGTTCATCAGGACGTTACAGTAAAGTGGTTCAGCCGATTGGCGAAGCGGAGAAGAACTCCTTGAAAAAGGAAGGGGTAAGTGACGACGTCATTGCTGCGATGAACAGTGTAACATTTTATTATACGGAAGATACATCAGGAAGTGGGACATCAGGCCAGAATACAAAGAATGGCAAGGCAGTCAGAAGTTCGATCGATCAGTCTGCTAAGGCAATCCAAAGAGCTGTAAGTAATGGAGGGGTTACTTTGAAAGATAAGGTAACCTGGCTGGCAACGAAGTGTCCAATGTCTGTGACAGGTGGAGTACTCAGCTATGATGCAGTGAGTATGAATTCTAATATTAATGCGATCGTACCGTTATATCCGTTAAAGAATATCAAAGTGGTTAACGGTGTGAAGACATTGAATATGATTGGCGGGGATACATTTGATATTAGTACTGTTACTTTAAATGGAACGAATGAAAATGATGTTGATTATTATGGATTTGACCAGGATAAGGGACATTGGATACTTACGGATACCGAAGGACATGAATTGACGGGAAGTAAGAAGGCATCGATTGAAAGAAATACTGCGACAGGTGAAGAGATTCTTACAGCAGGGGAAGAAGAAGGAACGCTGTATCTAAAATATGTGATTGATGAAGATGTCTATACGAGTTTAGAGAAATCTTCTCCATCAATATCAACGAATGAATCTCTTGATTCAACCGCAAGAATTAAAGTGAATGTGACGACGAAGCCATTTGACGGAAGTGTGCAGGCAGAAGGAACGGTAACTACTTATGTGGGAGAAACACCGGTGAATCTGTTTGGCAATGAAGAAATCAAAGGTTATGCATTAGACAGCACAGATAAAAAGATTTCCGGTGCACCGATTGTATGGGAATCAAGACTGGATGAGGAAGATGGAATTAAGCTTGAGAATAATCAGCTTTCCTTTACAAAGAGTGGAACATTCCAGATTCGTGCGACTTATCGTGGAAAACATTCAGGATGGATCAGTGTAAAGGCGCTGCCGAGGAAGGCATTAACAACCCTTACGATTTCTGATGACACGCAGCCGGCTACGTTGGAGAGTTTTATTTATAATGACCAGGGCTCTCCAAAAGAGATTGATTTATCTAAACTGACTGTAAAAGCATTCGATCAGTATGATGGTGAGTGGAAGGATACTTCTGATGTGAAATGGGCAGTAGAGATTGATGGGCAGAGTGCAGCCTTTACAGAACTTTCTCAGAATAAACTTCCGATACGTAAGGCGGGAATATATAAGATTACGGCAGTTTCTCAAAAATATAACGTAATATCTAATGTAGTAGAGCTTAATGTAAAACCAGCAAGAAAGTTAAGTTCGGTTACGATTCAAACAGACCTTGAAAAGAATGGTATAGGCATTGGAAGTGCTTATGAAAGTGATTTGAAAAAGGATGTAACAGTAACAGCGCTTGACCAGTATGGTGAGTCTTATGACTGGACAAAGAAAACATACCGATGGATTACTGGTGGAAAGTATTCTGCGGTAACTGAGGATACACTGCTTGGGCTTGTAAAAGGTTCTGATACATTACAGCTCGCTGTAGGTGAAGGGGAAAACATGGTTGAATCGAACACCATCAACTTTAATGTTATCGCCAAACCATATGTAAAGGAATTATATACCGGAGATTCTGCAGTAGTAAGAGAAGGCGAAGTTTATGATCTTTCCAAGGTGAATTTTACTGCCAAAGACCAGAATGGAGATCCTTACGAACTTTCTGCAAAAGAAGTCGATAGCATTACATGGGAACTGACGGATAAGGGAACGATTAAGAGTGCGCAGGTATCTTTTGATTCGAAAGCAAAGAATCTGTCAGTAACAGAGGGAACTGTAGATTATGGTGAAACTGGAAATGTGATTTTAAAGGGAACATTTACAAATGTAAATGGTGAGAAAGCGCTGGCAGCGCAGTTTACTTTAAATGTGAGACAAAAACCAGTTCTTGATACATTAAAACTAGAACAAAAAGATGCAGATGCTACATTGAAAAATGGAGAGAATGCTTATGTTTCCGAGTATTTTATCGTAAAGGGCCTGGATCAGTACGAAGAAGACTATAATCTAAACGGTGTACCGCTTACATGGAATTCTGATAATGAAAAGGCATTTCGATTTAATAGAAATAATATAATAGCTGCGGTAGAAGCCGGTAAGAAGGCCAATATTACTGTTCGAGCAACGAATCGACTGAATAAAGAAGTCATAAGTAACGCTTTAGAATTGAAAGTACCAAGAGTGCGTTCACTTCAGAAAATCGTATTAGAAGATGTTCCTGAAGCTATTGCATTTAACACTGTGTTAGATGTAACAACATTAAAAGCAATTTGTTATGATGATTTAGAAGAAGCGTACAGTGAAGAAGAATTAAAGGCTTATCCGGCAAAGATTGCATATTCATTGGATGCGAATGGAACAGATTGTAAGTTAGATACAGCAAAGAACATTTTAAAGACCAGTAATAAATATGGATACATTACGATTTCTGCAATGGCAGTAAATAGCAGTACGACAACTACAGTGCAGGATGAGAATGGCCAGGATATTGTTTCCAGTGTAAAAGTCTGGGTAGGACCGAAAGTAAAGTCATTAAATGTAACGGAAAGAATGATTGCTACCGCAGGAAAGAATGAAGTGGCGCTGGAAGGTAAATGTCTTGAAAACGCTATGAAGGTTGGTCTGTTTGATGCATCCGGTAAGCTGATCGATGAAAAAGATACGAAAGGTAATGCCGGCACACAGAAAGCGACCTTGGATGTCCCTTCCAATATCGGTGGAAAAGCAGACGTGACCTATACAGTGAAATATGCAGTTACAGATACGTATATGGATGAACCGGCAGGAAAGATCATAGTAAGTAATAAGATTCCGGCAACTGGAGTAAGACTCAATAAAAACAGTATCGTCCTTTCTCCTAATGCCAGAGAACAGCTTATAGCATATCTGTCACCGGAAAACAGCACAGATTGGTTAAGCTGGAAGAGTTCACAGCCTGCTATGGCAGCAGTTGATCAAAATGGTAATGTAAAGGCAATCGCACCAGGTAAGCTTGCGATCACAGTTACAACAGAAAGTGGTAAGAGCGCGTCTTGTAATCTGCTTGTCGGACTTCGAAAAGGCGATGTGATCACAAATGGTATTTACAGATATAAAGTGACAAATACAATGGTTGACGGAAGCGGAGAAGTGGAAGTGATTGGATTTGTAAAAGGCCGTAGTGCGAAGAAAGTCTCTATTCCAAAGAGTGTGGCATGGAATGGAATTAAGTACAATGTAACTTCCGTTGGAACGAGAGCTTTTATCAAGAATAAGAAGATCAGAAATATTGTGATTCCGGACTCTGTAAGAAAAATCAGACATAAAGCATTCTATGCATGTCCGAATGTGAAGAAGCTTACGATCGGAAAGAATGTTTCCTTTATGGGAGCTCACGCATTCTGTCTGAATAAAAAGCTCGAAAAGATTGTGTTTAGAGGTACAAAGTTAAAACAGTTAAGAAAACCGCATGTGTTTATTGAGGTGAAGCACGCAAAGGTTTATGTACCAAAACGTAAATACAAAGCCTACAAAAAGATGTTATCTGATTATGGACTTGACAGATGTAAGTTTGTAAAGAAGTAA
- a CDS encoding PrsW family glutamic-type intramembrane protease, producing MMYIENIFICISIPLFLSLIFIRGDMRKYMLFICIGMGMCVLSAYVSSFFMGYYHTDAVVAAIEIVPVCEEVMKLLPLLFYLLIFEPERKGIPGAAVAIAVGFATFENVCYLTENGAADFDILLVRGISAGALHILCGILLGFGMAYIFCWGFLKVTGTIGLLGASSAFHAIFNLLVSADGIWKWIGYLFPSVMIVLLILGWHLLIKMNKYSM from the coding sequence ATGATGTATATTGAGAATATTTTTATATGTATTTCGATTCCGCTTTTCCTCTCATTGATTTTTATACGGGGAGATATGCGTAAATATATGCTGTTTATCTGTATCGGGATGGGAATGTGTGTGTTGTCTGCTTATGTCAGCAGTTTTTTTATGGGGTATTATCATACAGATGCGGTTGTGGCAGCGATAGAGATCGTACCGGTTTGTGAAGAGGTGATGAAGCTTCTTCCGCTGTTGTTTTATCTTTTGATTTTTGAACCGGAAAGGAAGGGAATTCCCGGAGCTGCGGTTGCGATTGCGGTAGGTTTTGCTACATTTGAGAATGTATGTTATTTGACGGAAAATGGAGCAGCAGATTTTGATATTTTGCTTGTACGTGGTATTTCAGCAGGGGCATTACATATATTATGTGGCATTTTGCTCGGTTTTGGAATGGCTTATATATTTTGCTGGGGTTTTTTGAAAGTGACAGGAACAATCGGTTTGCTTGGGGCTAGTAGTGCTTTTCATGCTATTTTTAATTTACTTGTTTCGGCAGATGGAATATGGAAATGGATTGGATATCTGTTTCCGTCTGTTATGATCGTGCTGTTGATTCTAGGATGGCATTTGCTGATAAAAATGAATAAGTATTCGATGTAG
- the hpf gene encoding ribosome hibernation-promoting factor, HPF/YfiA family, with protein MRYIIYGKNLEVSEGLKQAVHDKFSKLEKFFTPETEVQVTLSVQKDNQTVEATIPMKGTILRVEPTSTDMYVSIDMAVDLLERMIRKYKTKISKYGKGEVKFNDEFMEEDVDNHETVTVTKSKRFAIKPMDVEEACVQMELLGHSFFVFRNAETFEVNVVYKRKDKTYGLIEPEF; from the coding sequence ATGCGTTACATTATTTACGGCAAGAATCTGGAGGTTTCCGAGGGATTAAAGCAGGCTGTACACGATAAGTTCAGCAAGCTGGAGAAGTTTTTCACTCCAGAGACAGAAGTTCAGGTCACATTAAGCGTGCAGAAGGATAATCAGACAGTAGAAGCTACAATTCCTATGAAGGGAACGATCTTAAGAGTAGAACCTACAAGTACAGATATGTATGTTTCTATTGATATGGCAGTAGATTTACTGGAGCGTATGATTCGCAAGTATAAGACGAAGATTTCCAAGTACGGTAAGGGCGAAGTGAAGTTTAATGATGAGTTCATGGAAGAAGATGTGGACAATCATGAAACAGTAACGGTTACAAAGAGTAAGAGATTCGCTATTAAGCCGATGGATGTTGAGGAAGCCTGTGTACAGATGGAGCTGTTAGGGCATAGTTTCTTTGTATTCCGTAATGCAGAGACTTTTGAAGTGAATGTAGTTTATAAGAGAAAAGATAAAACATATGGTTTGATTGAACCAGAATTTTAA
- a CDS encoding signal peptidase II, which produces MIYFIIVTLIIAGDKFLKEYFRSSLRGKHRKEHFTRSGEGINTVDAMQDGWRRKLSPRIEFLENKGAASGILSSHPKILKGISGVMLCFCAFVLGKERQKGRVSVAGLGYALLLGGGLSNFIDRMKKGSVTDYIRFPEFPVKKISNLVFNMSDFAIFAGIFCLLFRKK; this is translated from the coding sequence GTGATATATTTCATAATTGTAACATTGATTATTGCAGGAGATAAGTTTTTAAAGGAATATTTCAGGAGTTCTCTTAGAGGAAAGCATCGAAAAGAACATTTTACCAGGTCTGGGGAGGGAATAAATACGGTAGATGCTATGCAGGATGGATGGAGAAGGAAGTTGTCTCCAAGAATTGAATTCCTAGAGAATAAAGGAGCAGCCAGTGGTATCCTTTCTTCACATCCAAAGATATTAAAAGGGATATCCGGTGTCATGCTTTGCTTTTGTGCGTTCGTATTGGGAAAAGAACGGCAAAAAGGAAGAGTGAGTGTTGCAGGACTTGGTTATGCGTTACTTCTTGGAGGAGGACTTAGTAACTTTATAGACAGAATGAAAAAAGGTTCTGTGACAGATTATATTCGTTTTCCTGAATTTCCAGTGAAGAAAATCAGTAACCTGGTTTTTAATATGAGTGATTTTGCGATTTTTGCAGGAATATTCTGCCTTTTGTTTCGGAAAAAGTAA